The following are from one region of the Pseudomonas putida genome:
- a CDS encoding chemotaxis protein CheW — MTQTRKTGTRPQMALQSYLDGLLQEATETEDLFEAPEAADTFAEAVREEQARDAVQQARPAPAEATASPSPRPFAEPRLAVLPSVMPVEAPVVTVVEREVVAQASIPVLVEEQIVEPAVPLVDVHLPAPDLPVPPATVDGRPAWAAEPFECLLFDVAGLTLAVPLVCLGSIYTLAGQELTPLFGQPDWFLGILTCQAGNLKVLDTARWVMPDRYRDDFRQGLQYVISVQGYEWGLAVHQVSRSLRLDPSEIKWRSQRGQRPWLAGTVIEHMCALLDVAALAELIASGAVKQMHAKQK, encoded by the coding sequence ATGACCCAGACCCGGAAAACCGGCACCCGGCCACAGATGGCCCTGCAATCGTACCTCGACGGCCTGTTGCAGGAGGCCACCGAAACCGAAGACCTGTTCGAGGCGCCGGAAGCGGCGGACACGTTCGCTGAAGCCGTGCGCGAAGAGCAGGCGCGTGATGCCGTGCAGCAGGCCAGGCCGGCGCCAGCCGAAGCAACCGCCAGCCCTTCACCGAGGCCGTTCGCCGAGCCCAGGCTGGCGGTGCTGCCCAGCGTGATGCCGGTGGAAGCACCGGTGGTGACGGTGGTGGAACGCGAGGTGGTGGCCCAGGCCAGCATCCCGGTGCTGGTCGAAGAACAGATCGTGGAGCCGGCAGTGCCGCTGGTGGATGTGCACCTGCCGGCCCCTGACCTGCCAGTGCCCCCGGCCACCGTCGATGGCCGCCCGGCGTGGGCCGCCGAACCGTTCGAATGCCTGCTGTTCGACGTGGCCGGCCTGACTCTGGCGGTACCGCTGGTGTGCCTGGGTTCGATCTATACCCTGGCAGGTCAGGAACTGACGCCGCTGTTCGGCCAGCCCGACTGGTTCCTGGGCATCCTGACCTGCCAGGCCGGCAACCTGAAGGTGCTGGACACTGCGCGTTGGGTAATGCCCGACCGCTACCGCGATGATTTTCGCCAGGGCCTGCAGTACGTGATTTCCGTGCAGGGCTACGAATGGGGGTTGGCCGTGCACCAGGTCAGCCGCTCGCTGCGCCTGGACCCGTCCGAAATCAAGTGGCGCAGCCAGCGTGGCCAGCGCCCGTGGCTGGCCGGCACGGTGATTGAACACATGTGTGCACTGCTCGACGTCGCCGCACTGGCCGAGCTGATCGCCAGTGGCGCGGTCAAGCAGATGCATGCCAAACAGAAATGA
- the motD gene encoding flagellar motor protein MotD — translation MRRRRHTEEHENHERWLVSYADFITLLFAFFVVMYSISSINEGKYKVISQALLGVFNDPERSMKPIPIGEERPLSVRPAEPLVKDSEQTDAGLGATSVDPLKTISDDVRDAFGDLINSDQMTVRGNELWIEIELNSSLLFGSGDAMPSDKAFAIIEKVAGILKPFANPVHVEGFTDNLPIRTAQYPTNWELSSARAASIVRLLAMEGVNPARMASVGYGEYQPVASNDTADGRARNRRVVLVISRNLEVRRSLTGSGSANATPDAALRRAGTQSAPATPATVAGQ, via the coding sequence ATGCGTCGCCGTCGTCATACCGAGGAACACGAAAACCACGAACGCTGGCTGGTGTCGTACGCCGACTTCATCACGTTGCTGTTCGCCTTTTTCGTGGTGATGTACTCGATTTCCTCGATCAACGAGGGCAAGTACAAGGTCATTTCCCAGGCCTTGCTCGGCGTGTTCAACGACCCCGAGCGCAGCATGAAGCCGATCCCCATCGGCGAAGAGCGGCCGCTGAGCGTGCGCCCGGCCGAGCCGTTGGTGAAGGACAGCGAGCAGACCGATGCGGGCCTGGGGGCGACCAGTGTCGACCCGCTGAAAACCATCAGCGATGACGTGCGCGATGCCTTTGGCGACCTGATCAACAGCGACCAGATGACCGTGCGCGGCAATGAGCTGTGGATCGAGATCGAGCTCAATTCCTCGTTGCTGTTCGGCAGTGGCGATGCCATGCCTAGCGACAAGGCATTTGCCATCATCGAGAAGGTGGCCGGCATTCTCAAGCCGTTCGCCAACCCGGTGCATGTCGAAGGCTTTACCGACAACCTGCCGATCCGCACTGCACAGTACCCGACCAACTGGGAGCTGTCGTCGGCGCGGGCGGCGAGCATCGTGCGCCTGCTGGCCATGGAAGGGGTCAACCCGGCGCGCATGGCCTCGGTCGGCTATGGCGAATACCAGCCGGTGGCGAGCAACGACACTGCCGACGGCCGTGCGCGCAACCGGCGCGTGGTGCTGGTGATTTCGCGCAACCTCGAAGTGCGCCGCAGCCTGACTGGCTCGGGCAGTGCCAATGCCACGCCGGATGCCGCATTGCGCCGGGCTGGCACACAAAGTGCACCGGCTACGCCAGCAACGGTGGCGGGGCAGTGA
- a CDS encoding flagellar motor protein, which produces MDVLSLIGLILAFVAIVGGNFLEGGHVGALINGPAALIVLGGTLAAALLQSPLSSFKRALQILRWILFPPRVDLAGGVDRVVNWSLTARKEGLLGLEGVADSEPDPYARKGLQLLVDGAEPEAIRSILEVDFLTQESRDIQAAKVFESMGGYAPTIGIIGAVMGLIHVMGNLADPSQLGNGIAVAFVATIYGVASANLILLPIANKLKAIVMRQSRYREMLLEGLLSIAEGENPRSIELKLQGFME; this is translated from the coding sequence ATGGACGTGCTCAGCCTGATCGGCCTGATCCTCGCCTTTGTCGCCATTGTCGGTGGCAATTTCCTCGAAGGCGGCCATGTCGGTGCCCTGATCAATGGTCCGGCGGCGCTGATCGTGCTGGGCGGCACCCTGGCGGCGGCCTTGCTGCAGTCGCCATTGTCGTCGTTCAAGCGTGCCTTGCAGATTCTGCGCTGGATCCTGTTTCCGCCGCGGGTCGACCTGGCGGGCGGGGTTGACCGTGTCGTCAACTGGAGCCTGACGGCGCGCAAGGAAGGCCTGCTGGGCCTGGAAGGGGTAGCCGACAGCGAGCCTGACCCATATGCGCGCAAGGGCCTGCAGCTGCTGGTGGATGGTGCCGAGCCAGAAGCCATCCGCAGCATCCTGGAAGTCGATTTCCTGACCCAGGAAAGCCGCGATATCCAGGCTGCCAAGGTGTTCGAGAGCATGGGGGGCTACGCGCCGACCATCGGTATCATTGGTGCGGTGATGGGCCTGATCCACGTGATGGGCAACCTTGCCGACCCGTCGCAACTGGGCAACGGCATTGCCGTGGCTTTTGTCGCGACCATCTACGGCGTGGCCAGCGCCAACCTGATACTGCTGCCGATCGCCAACAAGCTCAAGGCCATCGTCATGCGCCAGTCGCGCTACCGCGAGATGCTGCTCGAGGGCCTGCTGTCGATTGCCGAGGGTGAGAACCCGCGCTCGATCGAGCTGAAGCTGCAAGGCTTCATGGAGTAG
- a CDS encoding chemotaxis response regulator protein-glutamate methylesterase — protein sequence MAVKVLVVDDSGFFRRRVSEILSADPTIQVVGTATNGKEAIDQALALKPDVITMDYEMPMMDGITAVRHIMQRCPTPVLMFSSLTHEGARVTLDALDAGAVDYLPKNFEDISRNPEKVKQLLCEKVHTISRSNRRFGSYASHAPVAAPVPASSSHTPASSLASPAAARTPAPARAAASAAAPAHSPAPKRKPYKLVAIGTSTGGPVALQRVLTQLPANFPAPIVLIQHMPAAFTKAFAERLDKLCRISVKEAEDGDMLRPGLALLAPGGKQMMIDGRGAVKILPGDERLNYKPCVDITFASAAKSYGDKVLSVVLTGMGADGREGARLLKQGGSTVWAQDEASCVIYGMPMAIVKANLADAVYSLDEIGKHLVEACV from the coding sequence ATGGCAGTCAAGGTCCTGGTGGTGGATGATTCCGGTTTCTTCCGCCGCCGCGTCTCGGAAATCCTCTCGGCGGATCCGACGATCCAGGTAGTGGGTACCGCGACCAACGGCAAGGAAGCAATCGACCAGGCGCTGGCGCTCAAGCCCGATGTCATCACCATGGACTACGAAATGCCCATGATGGACGGCATCACTGCGGTGCGGCACATCATGCAGCGCTGCCCGACGCCGGTGTTGATGTTTTCGTCGCTGACCCACGAAGGCGCCCGTGTCACCCTCGATGCGCTGGATGCCGGTGCGGTGGATTACCTGCCGAAGAACTTCGAGGACATTTCGCGCAACCCCGAGAAGGTCAAGCAGTTGCTGTGCGAGAAGGTGCATACCATTTCCCGCAGCAATCGCCGTTTTGGCAGCTATGCCAGCCATGCGCCGGTCGCCGCACCTGTGCCGGCAAGCAGCAGCCACACCCCTGCCAGCAGTCTTGCCAGCCCGGCAGCGGCGCGCACGCCTGCGCCTGCCCGTGCGGCGGCATCGGCAGCGGCGCCAGCGCACTCGCCGGCACCCAAGCGCAAGCCTTACAAACTGGTGGCCATCGGTACCTCCACGGGCGGCCCGGTCGCCCTGCAGCGGGTGCTGACCCAGCTGCCGGCCAACTTCCCGGCACCGATCGTGCTGATCCAGCACATGCCGGCGGCCTTCACCAAGGCCTTTGCCGAACGCCTGGACAAGCTGTGCCGCATCAGCGTCAAGGAAGCCGAGGACGGCGACATGCTGCGCCCGGGCCTGGCCCTGCTGGCGCCCGGTGGCAAGCAGATGATGATCGACGGCCGTGGCGCGGTGAAGATCCTGCCCGGTGACGAGCGCCTCAACTACAAACCATGCGTGGACATCACCTTCGCCTCTGCGGCCAAGTCGTATGGCGACAAGGTGCTGTCGGTGGTGCTTACCGGCATGGGCGCCGATGGCCGCGAAGGTGCGCGCCTGCTCAAGCAGGGCGGCAGCACGGTGTGGGCCCAGGATGAAGCCAGCTGCGTGATCTATGGCATGCCCATGGCCATCGTCAAGGCCAACCTGGCCGACGCGGTGTACAGCCTGGACGAAATCGGCAAGCACCTGGTGGAGGCGTGCGTCTGA
- a CDS encoding protein phosphatase CheZ encodes MDSSQTSLGEFESTLKKHAQELVESLERGRFGEAVQLIHELNQTRDRGLYQEVGKLTRELHSAIVSFQIDPTMPQAEEVSQITDATERLSYVVRLTEGAANRTMDLVEESTPVLNELASEAKALSADWQRFMRREVAAPEFRELVKRVDSFLTHSAEGNRKVAGHLNDILLAQDYQDLTGQVIKRVTNLVTEVESNLLKLVLMASQVDRFAGIQHDHDQLRAEKDREKHPTRGEGPQIHADKREDVVSGQDDVDDLLSSLGF; translated from the coding sequence ATGGATTCATCACAAACGTCTTTGGGCGAGTTCGAATCGACCCTGAAGAAGCATGCCCAGGAGCTGGTTGAGAGCCTGGAGCGAGGCCGTTTCGGCGAGGCGGTGCAGCTGATTCACGAGCTGAACCAGACCCGCGACCGCGGCCTGTACCAGGAAGTCGGCAAGCTGACCCGCGAGCTGCACAGTGCCATCGTCAGTTTCCAGATCGACCCGACCATGCCGCAGGCCGAGGAGGTGTCGCAGATAACCGACGCCACCGAGCGCCTGTCGTATGTGGTCAGGCTTACCGAGGGCGCGGCCAACCGCACCATGGACCTGGTCGAGGAAAGCACCCCGGTGCTCAACGAGCTGGCCAGCGAGGCCAAGGCCCTGAGCGCCGACTGGCAGCGCTTCATGCGCCGCGAAGTGGCTGCGCCGGAGTTCCGTGAGCTGGTCAAGCGCGTCGACAGTTTCCTGACGCACAGTGCCGAAGGTAACCGCAAGGTCGCCGGCCACCTCAACGACATTCTGCTGGCTCAGGACTATCAGGACCTGACCGGCCAGGTGATCAAGCGCGTCACCAACCTGGTCACCGAGGTGGAAAGCAACCTGCTCAAACTGGTGCTGATGGCCAGCCAGGTCGACCGCTTTGCCGGTATCCAGCATGACCACGATCAACTGCGTGCAGAAAAAGATCGAGAAAAACATCCGACTCGGGGTGAAGGTCCGCAGATTCATGCCGATAAGCGTGAAGACGTCGTGTCCGGTCAGGACGATGTCGATGATCTGCTGTCCAGCCTTGGTTTTTAA
- a CDS encoding chemotaxis response regulator CheY: protein MKILIVDDFSTMRRIIKNLLRDLGFTNTEEADDGTTALPMLENGHFDFLVTDWNMPGMSGIDLLRKVRASDKLKTMPVLMVTAEAKRDQIIEAAQAGVNGYVVKPFTAQVLKEKIEKIFERVNG from the coding sequence ATGAAAATCCTCATCGTTGACGACTTTTCGACGATGCGGCGGATCATCAAGAACCTGTTGCGTGACCTGGGCTTCACCAACACCGAAGAAGCCGATGATGGCACCACGGCGCTGCCGATGCTGGAAAACGGCCACTTTGATTTCCTCGTGACCGACTGGAACATGCCCGGCATGTCCGGCATCGACCTGCTGCGTAAAGTGCGTGCCAGCGACAAGCTGAAAACCATGCCGGTCCTGATGGTGACGGCCGAGGCCAAGCGCGACCAGATCATCGAAGCGGCCCAGGCCGGGGTCAACGGCTATGTGGTCAAGCCGTTCACCGCCCAGGTGCTCAAAGAAAAGATCGAGAAGATCTTCGAACGCGTCAACGGCTGA
- the fliA gene encoding RNA polymerase sigma factor FliA — MNASGFKMYSRASKDAQYELIERYAPLVKRIAYHLLARLPANVQVEDLIQAGMIGLLEVANKYDASKGASFETYAGIRIRGAMLDEVRKGDWAPRSVHRNTRMVSDAMRAVEARTGRDAKDHEVAAELQLSLDDYYGILNDTLGSRLFSFDDLLQDGEHEGLHEDGASGQVEPARGLEDERFQVALTEAIANLPERERLVLALYYDEELNLKEIGEVLGVSESRVSQLHSQCAARLRSRLGEWRAR; from the coding sequence ATGAATGCCAGCGGTTTCAAGATGTACAGCCGCGCGTCGAAAGACGCCCAGTACGAGCTGATCGAGCGTTACGCCCCGCTGGTCAAGCGCATCGCCTACCACCTGCTGGCGCGGCTGCCGGCCAACGTGCAGGTCGAGGACTTGATCCAGGCCGGCATGATCGGCCTGCTGGAAGTGGCCAACAAGTATGACGCCAGCAAGGGCGCCAGCTTTGAAACCTACGCCGGCATCCGCATTCGCGGGGCCATGCTCGATGAAGTGCGCAAGGGCGACTGGGCGCCGCGTTCGGTGCACCGCAACACACGCATGGTCAGTGACGCGATGCGTGCCGTGGAGGCCAGAACCGGTCGCGACGCTAAAGATCATGAAGTTGCTGCCGAACTCCAATTGAGTCTCGATGATTACTACGGGATCTTGAACGATACCCTGGGCAGCCGCCTGTTCAGTTTCGACGACCTGCTGCAGGACGGCGAGCACGAAGGGCTGCATGAGGACGGCGCCAGCGGCCAGGTCGAGCCTGCGCGTGGCCTGGAGGACGAGCGCTTCCAGGTTGCCCTGACCGAGGCCATCGCCAACCTGCCGGAGCGTGAACGCCTGGTGCTGGCGCTGTACTACGACGAAGAGCTGAACCTCAAGGAAATCGGTGAGGTGCTTGGGGTCAGCGAGTCGCGGGTCAGCCAGTTGCACAGCCAGTGTGCCGCGCGCCTGCGCAGCCGCCTGGGGGAATGGCGGGCGCGTTGA
- the fleN gene encoding flagellar synthesis regulator FleN, whose protein sequence is MGSMHPVQVIAVTGGKGGVGKTNVSVNLSLALAELGRRVMLLDADLGLANVDVLLGLTPKRTLADVIEGRCELRDVMLQGPGGVRIVPAASGTQSMVHLAPAQHAGLIQAFSEVGDNLDVLVIDTAAGIGDSVVSFVRAAQEVLLVVCDEPTSITDAYALIKLLNRDYGMNRFRVLANMAQSPQEGRNLFAKLTKVTDRFLDVALQYVGAVPYDECVRKAVQKQRAVYEAFPRSKCALAFKAIAQKVDSWPLPANPRGHLEFFVERLVQPTSAGPVL, encoded by the coding sequence ATGGGTAGCATGCATCCCGTACAGGTGATCGCCGTGACCGGTGGCAAAGGTGGCGTCGGCAAGACTAACGTTTCAGTGAACCTGTCCCTGGCGCTGGCCGAGCTTGGCCGCAGGGTCATGCTGCTTGACGCCGACCTGGGCCTGGCCAATGTCGACGTGCTGCTGGGGCTGACCCCCAAGCGGACGCTGGCCGATGTCATCGAAGGGCGCTGCGAGCTGCGCGACGTGATGTTGCAGGGGCCTGGCGGGGTGCGCATCGTGCCGGCGGCCTCGGGCACGCAGAGCATGGTGCACCTGGCCCCGGCCCAGCATGCCGGGTTGATCCAGGCCTTCAGCGAAGTCGGCGACAACCTGGACGTGCTGGTGATCGACACCGCGGCCGGTATCGGTGACTCGGTGGTCAGCTTCGTCCGCGCCGCCCAGGAAGTGCTGCTGGTGGTGTGCGACGAACCCACCTCTATCACCGATGCCTACGCCCTGATCAAGCTGCTTAACCGCGACTACGGCATGAACCGCTTCCGTGTGCTGGCCAACATGGCACAAAGCCCGCAGGAAGGGCGCAACCTGTTCGCCAAGCTGACCAAGGTCACCGACCGCTTCCTCGACGTTGCCCTGCAGTACGTGGGCGCCGTGCCGTATGACGAGTGCGTGCGCAAGGCAGTGCAGAAGCAGCGCGCGGTTTACGAAGCCTTCCCTCGCTCCAAGTGCGCGCTGGCATTCAAGGCGATTGCCCAGAAGGTCGACAGCTGGCCGCTGCCGGCCAACCCGCGCGGCCATCTGGAGTTCTTTGTCGAGCGCCTGGTGCAACCCACCAGCGCGGGACCTGTGTTATGA
- the flhF gene encoding flagellar biosynthesis protein FlhF: protein MQVKRFFAADMRQAMKLVRDELGADAAIIGNRRIAGGVELTAALDYKLSALAPRVPNAELEEELRKTHTRIATAQAELGHRQDSSDNNRQLFAGQSLTAAEPLIEPHVDAPEAVAPAPASAPVDPRLFDAMRSELSGLRELLEVQLGSLAWNQLQGSKPQQATVWRRLQRIGLSGPIARELLDLTAEIDEPRQAWRMLLAHLARMIEIPEIEPIEEGGVIAMVGPAGMGKTTTLAKLAARYVLKYGAQNLALVSMDSFRIGAQEQLKTLGRILNVPVTYVDPGQSLAAALEPLLRKRVVLIDTAGLQASDPALRLQLETLAGRGIAAKNYLVLATTSQKQVLTAAYHSYKRCGLAGCILTKLDETASLGDVLSLAISHELPVAYLTDGPRIPDDLHLPRGHQLVTRAVNVQQQDEPSEEAMADMFADLYHNPRRAG from the coding sequence ATGCAAGTTAAGCGATTTTTCGCCGCCGATATGCGTCAGGCCATGAAGCTGGTCCGCGATGAGCTGGGCGCCGATGCCGCGATCATCGGCAACCGCCGCATCGCTGGCGGTGTCGAACTGACGGCTGCGCTGGACTACAAGCTGTCCGCCCTGGCCCCGCGTGTGCCCAATGCCGAGCTGGAAGAAGAGCTGCGCAAGACCCATACGCGCATCGCCACTGCCCAGGCCGAACTGGGCCACCGCCAGGACAGCAGTGACAACAACCGCCAATTGTTCGCCGGGCAATCGCTGACCGCCGCCGAGCCATTGATCGAACCGCACGTCGATGCGCCCGAGGCCGTTGCGCCAGCCCCTGCCTCGGCACCGGTCGACCCACGCCTGTTCGATGCCATGCGCTCCGAGCTGTCGGGCCTGCGCGAGCTGCTGGAAGTGCAGCTCGGTTCGCTGGCCTGGAATCAGCTGCAGGGCAGCAAGCCGCAGCAGGCCACGGTCTGGCGCCGCCTGCAGCGCATCGGCCTGTCCGGGCCGATCGCCCGCGAGCTGCTTGACCTGACCGCCGAGATCGACGAGCCACGTCAGGCCTGGCGCATGCTGCTGGCGCATCTGGCGCGGATGATCGAAATTCCCGAAATCGAACCGATCGAAGAGGGCGGGGTGATCGCCATGGTCGGCCCGGCCGGCATGGGCAAGACCACCACCCTGGCCAAGCTGGCCGCCCGCTACGTGCTCAAGTACGGCGCGCAGAACCTGGCGCTGGTGAGCATGGACAGCTTCCGCATCGGCGCCCAGGAACAGCTCAAGACGCTGGGCCGTATCCTCAACGTGCCGGTGACCTATGTCGACCCGGGCCAGTCGTTGGCCGCGGCGCTGGAGCCGCTGTTGCGCAAGCGCGTGGTGCTGATCGATACCGCCGGCCTGCAAGCCAGCGACCCGGCCCTGCGCCTGCAACTGGAAACCCTGGCCGGGCGGGGCATTGCCGCCAAGAACTACCTGGTGCTGGCCACCACCAGCCAGAAGCAGGTGCTGACCGCCGCCTACCACAGCTACAAGCGCTGCGGCCTGGCCGGTTGCATCCTGACCAAACTCGATGAAACGGCGAGCCTTGGCGACGTGCTGAGCCTTGCCATCAGTCACGAACTGCCAGTGGCCTACCTGACCGATGGGCCGCGCATTCCTGACGACCTGCACCTGCCTCGCGGGCACCAGCTGGTTACCCGCGCGGTCAATGTGCAGCAGCAGGACGAGCCCAGCGAAGAGGCCATGGCCGACATGTTCGCTGATCTCTATCACAACCCACGGCGAGCGGGTTGA